The Aeromonas jandaei genomic interval GGAAACGGCTTTTTACGAATCGCATATTGCCCTGCGATGGCACCTAGTCCGATCCGCGGCAAGCGGGCAAGCGCCGGGTTGCTCTGCAACATCCGAAAGGCTTTGCGCCAGGTGCCATCGAGCAGAATAAAAGCCACGGATGTCGCACCTGATGAGACACTTTCCATCTGCTGTCTCAGTTCTACTGGCGAAATAGCCTCTTCATCCGGCCAGAGCAGATAACAGCGTAAAGAGGGGTCGGCAAGCAGGTCGTTGAGCCACGTATCGCCGGAAAAATCCTCCCCGACCCGGATCTCTGCCTGTTGCAACGAGGCAGCCAGCAGTGCTGCCGTGCCCTTTGGGTGGGCCACTTCATAGGGATGCTGAAGAATGTAGAGAGGCGTACGGTTTTCAAGTGGCACGATATATTCGCATAGGCACGCTTTGAGGGCTCGGGTACAGCGTGTACAGTATCGACTGTTTTTGTCGTTGGGCTGTTTCATGTCGTCAGAAAAATCTGGATTGTTCTGGGTTATCACGCTCTCTCTCACCAGCTTGCTGCTTTTTGTTACCGTACCGGATCTTCAGCTCTCCTTCGACCGGGCAGAGATTGCTCAAGGTGAAGGGTGGCGGATCATAACAGGCAATCTGGCTCATACCAATCTGTGGCATCTGCTGCTCAATCTGGCAGGTTTAATTATTCTCTACTGCCTGTTTCGCGACTATCTGGGCAATAATCGGCTACCACTCCTGATGCTGCTGCTCTGGGGGGCCGTGGGGCTCGGGATCTGGTTCTGGTACCCCCACACCCAGTGGTATATGGGGCTGTCGGGCTCACTGCACGGACTGTTTGTCTGGGGAGCCATCCAGGATATCCGGCATGGTCGCCGTACATCGGGCTGGCTGCTGCTGGCTGGCGTGGGACTCAAGCTGGCAATGGATTTCTACAATGCAGGCGAGAGCCCGATATCGACCCTGATCGGCGCCAGAGTCCACATAGAATCTCATCTGATCGGTGCAGGTGCAGGCCTGCTACTCAGCCTGCACCCGGTCTCGGTGACTGCCGGGCTTACTCCCCCGCCAACTCGCGATTGATGGCAGCCAGCATCGCGGCCGGATCAGCAGCCTGAGTGATGGGGCGGCCAACCACCAGATAGTCGGACCCCGCATCTACTGCCGCTTTCGGCGTCATCACGCGGCGCTGATCACCGGCTTCGGAGCCGCTTGGACGGATCCCCGGGGTCACCAGCTTGAAATCCGCGCCCAGCAGCGCCTTCAGCTCGCGCGCTTCATTGGCCGAGCAAACCACACCGTCAAGCCCGGACTCTTTGGTCAGCCTGGCCAACCGGATCACCTGCTCGGCAGGGGTCACATCAAGGCCTAGCGGTGCCATGTCAGATTGCTCCATGCTGGTCAGCACGGTCACCCCGATAAGCAGCGGCGCCTTGTCACCGTAAGGCTGCAGCGCATCGACGGCTGCCCGCATCATTCGCTCGCCACCACTGGCATGCACGTTGACCATCCAGACGCCGAGCTCGGCACTGGCTGCTACCGCCTTGGCTACGGTATTGGGAATGTCGTGAAATTTCAGATCCAGAAAGACATCAAATCCCTTGGCAACCAGCTGGCGTACAAACTGCGGGCCAAACAGGGTAAACATCTCCTTGCCAACCTTGAGACGGCACTCGGCCGGAGAAATACGTTCAACGAACGCCAAGGCATCTGCTTCGTTCTGATAATCCAGCGCTACCAGTACTTTTGGATCGAGCATCTCACTTCCTATTGATGGTTATTCACCG includes:
- the rrtA gene encoding rhombosortase, with the protein product MSSEKSGLFWVITLSLTSLLLFVTVPDLQLSFDRAEIAQGEGWRIITGNLAHTNLWHLLLNLAGLIILYCLFRDYLGNNRLPLLMLLLWGAVGLGIWFWYPHTQWYMGLSGSLHGLFVWGAIQDIRHGRRTSGWLLLAGVGLKLAMDFYNAGESPISTLIGARVHIESHLIGAGAGLLLSLHPVSVTAGLTPPPTRD
- a CDS encoding tRNA-uridine aminocarboxypropyltransferase, with protein sequence MKQPNDKNSRYCTRCTRALKACLCEYIVPLENRTPLYILQHPYEVAHPKGTAALLAASLQQAEIRVGEDFSGDTWLNDLLADPSLRCYLLWPDEEAISPVELRQQMESVSSGATSVAFILLDGTWRKAFRMLQSNPALARLPRIGLGAIAGQYAIRKKPFPEALSTIEAGYHLLSQWEGEPERYAPLLTLFERLNTQWQAFAEGRRT
- the pyrF gene encoding orotidine-5'-phosphate decarboxylase, which produces MLDPKVLVALDYQNEADALAFVERISPAECRLKVGKEMFTLFGPQFVRQLVAKGFDVFLDLKFHDIPNTVAKAVAASAELGVWMVNVHASGGERMMRAAVDALQPYGDKAPLLIGVTVLTSMEQSDMAPLGLDVTPAEQVIRLARLTKESGLDGVVCSANEARELKALLGADFKLVTPGIRPSGSEAGDQRRVMTPKAAVDAGSDYLVVGRPITQAADPAAMLAAINRELAGE